The following are encoded together in the Vidua macroura isolate BioBank_ID:100142 chromosome 6, ASM2450914v1, whole genome shotgun sequence genome:
- the AKAP5 gene encoding A-kinase anchor protein 5 isoform X1, whose amino-acid sequence MVKAAKEIEMENPREAETPSTAATCSPPEEQAKKPSMLCFKKRKKSCKKGLTVKDACEEASEEKSRCVSADREEGKASNPSRSSKGTWAAIKNLARPQRRQKSSSRKKVPSDSQVQLEVDAEESCARDLPKKRASSGVKMPCVRFSRGKKKPSPSEAVEESEGSVQANEVMGIVNKASEEPEDLAPTDKSESFSPVSAQEEQDMVRQEQHRMKEDQDTMKKDQGTIKEDQDAVKEDNHTAKESDTSVGKSEPLTEPTREAEEHSECTVQLEITNSETVDETAQDKLQEGSLPQTTNNVEGREVAPEVPVSKDQPDNAPEITKWQEIPSICKEMSERDELEKSINLSKECKAEETVTDFSELASGGDAARVKDAVSMQDAESMQDAASVKDKASVKDAVSVQDDKSVQNAASMQDKVSVQDAVSVQDATSVQGAASVQDKASVKDATSVQDAVSVQDEVSVKDAGSVQDATSVQDAVSVQDAASVQDAMNVQDAASMKDAVSVQDAESVQDAESVQDATSVQDAVSVQDAVSVQDTESVQDAVSVQDAVSVQDATSVQDAVSVQDAASVQDAESVQDATSVQDAVSVQDKVSVKDAASMKDAASVQDASSVKDTASMQGATNVQDATSLQDAASAQEAASVQEAVSVQDAASVKDAMSVKDTASMQDATSVQEAVSVQETVSAQDAAGVKDAASVEDAASVQEAAGVQECSSHQILEANAGTGVSIVITITEAEDSDNTDSDQAYEPSPVLHQKKQKGNKKSNRNADVGQKEGPEAGGGPQAEEKGLGDQGHRTGEQYELLLIETASSLVKAAIQSSIEQLVNEMALEQNKHNSFL is encoded by the coding sequence GGAAGAAGTCCTGTAAGAAGGGGCTGACTGTGAAGGATGCGTGCGAAGAAGCCTCAGAGGAGAAAAGCCGATGTGTCAGCGCTGACCGAGAGGAGGGGAAAGCTTCCAATCCATCACGATCCTCCAAAGGAACCTGGGCAGCCATCAAAAACCTTGCCAGACCTCAGAGAAGGCAGAAGTCCTCCTCACGGAAGAAGGTGCCCTCTGATTCCCAAGTGCAGCTGGAGGTGGATGCTGAGGAGAGCTGTGCACGAGACCTCCCAAAGAAACGGGCAAGCTCTGGGGTGAAGATGCCCTGTGTGAGGTTCTCCAGAGGTAAGAAAAAACCCAGCCCCTCAGAAGCAGTGGAGGAGTCAGAGGGCAGTGTTCAAGCAAATGAAGTGATGGGTATTGTGAATAAGGCTAGTGAAGAGCCAGAGGATTTGGCCCCAACAGACAAATCTGAATCCTTCAGCCCAGTCTCtgcacaggaggagcaggatatggtgaggcaggagcagcataGAATGAAAGAGGACCAGGATACAATGAAGAAGGACCAAGGTACAATAAAAGAGGACCAGGATGCAGTGAAAGAGGACAATCATACAGCAAAGGAAAGTGACACCTCTGTTGGGAAGAGTGAGCCCTTGACAGAGCCCACACGTGAGGCAGAAGAACACTCGGAGTGCACTGTTCAGCTGGAGATAACCAATTCAGAGACAGTTGATGAAACAGCCCAGGACAAACTGCAGGAAGGGAGTCTGCCCCAAACCACCAACAATGTGGAGGGCAGGGAAGTTGCTCCCGAAGTGCCTGTTTCTAAAGATCAACCTGACAATGCCCCTGAAATCACCAAGTGGCAGGAAATCCCTAGTATCTGCAAAGAGATGTCTGAAAGGGATGAATTGGAAAAGAGCATAAATCTTTCTAAGGAGTGCAAAGCTGAGGAGACTGTAACTGATTTCAGTGAGTTAGCATCTGGAGGTGATGCAGCACGTGTGAAGGATGCAGTGAGCATGCAGGATGCAGAGAGCATGCAAGATGCAGCGAGTGTGAAGGATAAAGCGAGTGTGAAGGATGCAGTGAGTGTGCAGGATGACAAAAGTGTGCAGAATGCAGCAAGTATGCAAGATAAAGTGAGTGTTCAGGATGCAGTGAGTGTGCAGGATGCCACAAGTGTGCAGGGTGCAGCAAGTGTGCAAGATAAAGCAAGTGTGAAGGATGCCACAAGTGTGCAGGATGCAGTGAGTGTGCAGGATGAAGTGAGTGTGAAGGATGCAGGGAGTGTGCAGGATGCCACAAGTGTGCAGGATGCAGTGAGCGTGCAGGATGCAGCAAGTGTGCAGGATGCCATGAATGTGCAGGATGCAGCAAGCATGAAGGATGCAGTGAGTGTGCAGGATGCAGAGAGTGTGCAGGATGCAGAGAGTGTGCAGGATGCCACAAGTGTGCAGGATGCAGTGAGTGTGCAAGATGCAGTGAGTGTGCAGGATACAGAGAGTGTGCAGGATGCAGTGAGTGTGCAGGATGCAGTGAGTGTGCAGGATGCCACAAGTGTGCAGGATGCAGTGAGTGTGCAAGATGCAGCGAGTGTGCAGGATGCAGAGAGTGTGCAGGATGCCACAAGTGTGCAGGATGCAGTGAGTGTGCAGGATAAAGTGAGTGTGAAGGATGCAGCAAGCATGAAGGATGCAGCAAGTGTGCAGGATGCATCAAGTGTGAAGGATACAGCAAGCATGCAGGGTGCCACAAATGTGCAGGATGCCACAAGTTTGCAGGATGCAGCAAGTGCACAGGAGGCAGCAAGTGTGCAGGAAGCAGTGAGTGTGCAGGATGCAGCAAGTGTGAAGGATGCAATGAGTGTGAAAGATACAGCAAGCATGCAGGATGCCACAAGTGTGCAGGAGGCAGTGAGTGTGCAGGAGACAGTGAGTGCCCAGGATGCAGCAGGTGTGAAGGATGCAGCAAGTGTGGAGGATGCAGCAAGTGTGCAAGAGGCAGCAGGTGTACAGGAATGCTCCAGCCATCAGATACTAGAAGCAAATGCAGGCACTGGTGTCAGCATCGTCATCACCATCACCGAAGCCGAGGACTCTGACAACACCGACTCTGACCAGGCCTATGAGCCGTCCCCAGTTTTgcaccaaaaaaagcaaaaagggaataaaaaatcGAACAGGAACGCTGATGTTGGTCAAAAAGAGGGCCCCGAGGCTGGTGGCGGTCcccaggcagaggagaaaggtCTGGGTGACCAGGGGCACAGAACTGGGGAGCAGTATGAGCTGCTCCTCATAGAAACCGCCTCTTCCCTTGTGAAGGCGGCCATTCAGTCATCCATAGAGCAGCTGGTCAACGAAATGGCCCTGGAACAGAATAAACACAACAGCTTTCTGTGA
- the AKAP5 gene encoding A-kinase anchor protein 5 isoform X2 — protein sequence MVKAAKEIEMENPREAETPSTAATCSPPEEQAKKPSMLCFKKRKKSCKKGLTVKDACEEASEEKSRCVSADREEGKASNPSRSSKGTWAAIKNLARPQRRQKSSSRKKVPSDSQVQLEVDAEESCARDLPKKRASSGVKMPCVRFSRGKKKPSPSEAVEESEGSVQANEVMGIVNKASEEPEDLAPTDKSESFSPVSAQEEQDMVRQEQHRMKEDQDTMKKDQGTIKEDQDAVKEDNHTAKESDTSVGKSEPLTEPTREAEEHSECTVQLEITNSETVDETAQDKLQEGSLPQTTNNVEGREVAPEVPVSKDQPDNAPEITKWQEIPSICKEMSERDELEKSINLSKECKAEETVTDFSELASGGDAARVKDAVSMQDAESMQDAASVKDKASVKDAVSVQDDKSVQNAASMQDKVSVQDAVSVQDATSVQGAASVQDKASVKDATSVQDAVSVQDEVSVKDAGSVQDATSVQDAVSVQDAASVQDAMNVQDAASMKDAVSVQDAESVQDAESVQDATSVQDAVSVQDAVSVQDTESVQDAVSVQDAVSVQDATSVQDAVSVQDAASVQDAESVQDATSVQDAVSVQDKVSVKDAASMKDAASVKDAASVEDAASVQEAAGVQECSSHQILEANAGTGVSIVITITEAEDSDNTDSDQAYEPSPVLHQKKQKGNKKSNRNADVGQKEGPEAGGGPQAEEKGLGDQGHRTGEQYELLLIETASSLVKAAIQSSIEQLVNEMALEQNKHNSFL from the exons GGAAGAAGTCCTGTAAGAAGGGGCTGACTGTGAAGGATGCGTGCGAAGAAGCCTCAGAGGAGAAAAGCCGATGTGTCAGCGCTGACCGAGAGGAGGGGAAAGCTTCCAATCCATCACGATCCTCCAAAGGAACCTGGGCAGCCATCAAAAACCTTGCCAGACCTCAGAGAAGGCAGAAGTCCTCCTCACGGAAGAAGGTGCCCTCTGATTCCCAAGTGCAGCTGGAGGTGGATGCTGAGGAGAGCTGTGCACGAGACCTCCCAAAGAAACGGGCAAGCTCTGGGGTGAAGATGCCCTGTGTGAGGTTCTCCAGAGGTAAGAAAAAACCCAGCCCCTCAGAAGCAGTGGAGGAGTCAGAGGGCAGTGTTCAAGCAAATGAAGTGATGGGTATTGTGAATAAGGCTAGTGAAGAGCCAGAGGATTTGGCCCCAACAGACAAATCTGAATCCTTCAGCCCAGTCTCtgcacaggaggagcaggatatggtgaggcaggagcagcataGAATGAAAGAGGACCAGGATACAATGAAGAAGGACCAAGGTACAATAAAAGAGGACCAGGATGCAGTGAAAGAGGACAATCATACAGCAAAGGAAAGTGACACCTCTGTTGGGAAGAGTGAGCCCTTGACAGAGCCCACACGTGAGGCAGAAGAACACTCGGAGTGCACTGTTCAGCTGGAGATAACCAATTCAGAGACAGTTGATGAAACAGCCCAGGACAAACTGCAGGAAGGGAGTCTGCCCCAAACCACCAACAATGTGGAGGGCAGGGAAGTTGCTCCCGAAGTGCCTGTTTCTAAAGATCAACCTGACAATGCCCCTGAAATCACCAAGTGGCAGGAAATCCCTAGTATCTGCAAAGAGATGTCTGAAAGGGATGAATTGGAAAAGAGCATAAATCTTTCTAAGGAGTGCAAAGCTGAGGAGACTGTAACTGATTTCAGTGAGTTAGCATCTGGAGGTGATGCAGCACGTGTGAAGGATGCAGTGAGCATGCAGGATGCAGAGAGCATGCAAGATGCAGCGAGTGTGAAGGATAAAGCGAGTGTGAAGGATGCAGTGAGTGTGCAGGATGACAAAAGTGTGCAGAATGCAGCAAGTATGCAAGATAAAGTGAGTGTTCAGGATGCAGTGAGTGTGCAGGATGCCACAAGTGTGCAGGGTGCAGCAAGTGTGCAAGATAAAGCAAGTGTGAAGGATGCCACAAGTGTGCAGGATGCAGTGAGTGTGCAGGATGAAGTGAGTGTGAAGGATGCAGGGAGTGTGCAGGATGCCACAAGTGTGCAGGATGCAGTGAGCGTGCAGGATGCAGCAAGTGTGCAGGATGCCATGAATGTGCAGGATGCAGCAAGCATGAAGGATGCAGTGAGTGTGCAGGATGCAGAGAGTGTGCAGGATGCAGAGAGTGTGCAGGATGCCACAAGTGTGCAGGATGCAGTGAGTGTGCAAGATGCAGTGAGTGTGCAGGATACAGAGAGTGTGCAGGATGCAGTGAGTGTGCAGGATGCAGTGAGTGTGCAGGATGCCACAAGTGTGCAGGATGCAGTGAGTGTGCAAGATGCAGCGAGTGTGCAGGATGCAGAGAGTGTGCAGGATGCCACAAGTGTGCAGGATGCAGTGAGTGTGCAGGATAAAGTGAGTGTGAAGGATGCAGCAAGCATGAAGGATGCAGCAA GTGTGAAGGATGCAGCAAGTGTGGAGGATGCAGCAAGTGTGCAAGAGGCAGCAGGTGTACAGGAATGCTCCAGCCATCAGATACTAGAAGCAAATGCAGGCACTGGTGTCAGCATCGTCATCACCATCACCGAAGCCGAGGACTCTGACAACACCGACTCTGACCAGGCCTATGAGCCGTCCCCAGTTTTgcaccaaaaaaagcaaaaagggaataaaaaatcGAACAGGAACGCTGATGTTGGTCAAAAAGAGGGCCCCGAGGCTGGTGGCGGTCcccaggcagaggagaaaggtCTGGGTGACCAGGGGCACAGAACTGGGGAGCAGTATGAGCTGCTCCTCATAGAAACCGCCTCTTCCCTTGTGAAGGCGGCCATTCAGTCATCCATAGAGCAGCTGGTCAACGAAATGGCCCTGGAACAGAATAAACACAACAGCTTTCTGTGA